One part of the Streptomyces lydicus genome encodes these proteins:
- a CDS encoding zinc-dependent alcohol dehydrogenase yields the protein MPRVACAFWLSAPGRGAIRTEPLPEPGPDEVLVRTLCSGVSRGTETLVFRGGVPESQHEAMRAPFQDGDFPAPVKYGYLNVGVVEEGPPALRGRTVFCLYPHQTHYVVPASAVTPVPDAVPAARAVLAGTVETAVNALWDAAPLVGDRVAVIGAGMVGCSVAALLARYPAVRVQLVDADPARAATAEALGVDFALPADARGDCDLVVHASATEEGLARALELLAPEGTVLELSWYGDRRVSLPLGEAFHSRRLVVRSSQVGALSPARRARRSYADRLALALELLADPAFDALVTGESAFEDLPSVLPRLASGDLPALCHRIRYAPSDGS from the coding sequence ATGCCGCGCGTCGCTTGTGCCTTTTGGCTAAGCGCTCCAGGTCGGGGCGCGATCCGTACGGAGCCGCTGCCGGAGCCCGGCCCCGACGAGGTGCTGGTGCGCACGCTCTGCTCCGGGGTGAGCCGCGGCACCGAGACCCTGGTCTTCCGCGGCGGTGTGCCCGAGAGCCAGCACGAGGCGATGCGCGCGCCCTTCCAGGACGGCGACTTCCCCGCCCCGGTCAAGTACGGCTACCTCAACGTCGGCGTCGTCGAGGAGGGACCGCCCGCGCTGCGCGGCCGCACGGTCTTCTGCCTCTATCCGCACCAGACGCACTACGTCGTCCCGGCGAGCGCCGTCACCCCCGTACCGGACGCCGTGCCCGCCGCCCGCGCCGTGCTGGCGGGCACGGTGGAGACCGCGGTGAACGCCCTGTGGGACGCCGCGCCGCTGGTGGGGGACCGGGTCGCGGTGATCGGCGCGGGCATGGTCGGCTGCAGCGTCGCGGCCCTGCTCGCCCGCTACCCGGCGGTGCGGGTGCAGTTGGTCGACGCCGACCCGGCGCGCGCGGCCACCGCCGAGGCGCTGGGCGTCGACTTCGCGCTGCCCGCGGACGCCCGCGGCGACTGCGATCTCGTGGTGCACGCCAGCGCCACCGAGGAGGGCCTGGCCCGCGCGCTGGAACTGCTCGCTCCGGAAGGCACCGTCCTCGAACTGAGCTGGTACGGGGACCGGCGGGTCAGCCTGCCGCTGGGGGAGGCGTTCCACTCCCGCCGGCTGGTGGTCCGCAGCAGCCAGGTGGGGGCCCTCTCCCCGGCCCGGCGGGCCCGCCGCAGCTACGCCGACCGGCTCGCGCTCGCCCTCGAACTCCTCGCCGACCCCGCCTTCGACGCGCTGGTCACCGGCGAATCCGCCTTCGAGGACCTGCCGTCGGTGCTGCCCCGGCTCGCCTCCGGCGACCTGCCGGCGCTCTGCCACCGCATCCGGTACGCGCCGTCGGACGGATCGTAG
- a CDS encoding 6-pyruvoyl trahydropterin synthase family protein yields MFSITVRDHLMVAHSFRGAVFGPAQRLHGATFIVDATFRRPELDADNIVVDIGLATQELGGVVGELNYRNLDDEPAFAGVNTSTEALAKVIADRLAERVHAGNLGESARELTGISVTLHESHIAWATYERTL; encoded by the coding sequence GTGTTCAGCATCACCGTCCGCGATCACCTGATGGTCGCGCACAGCTTCCGGGGCGCCGTCTTCGGGCCCGCGCAGCGTCTGCACGGCGCGACCTTCATCGTGGACGCCACCTTCCGCCGCCCGGAGCTGGACGCGGACAACATCGTCGTCGACATCGGCCTGGCCACGCAGGAACTCGGCGGTGTGGTCGGTGAGTTGAACTACCGCAACCTCGACGACGAGCCGGCCTTCGCCGGCGTCAACACCTCGACCGAGGCCCTGGCCAAGGTCATCGCCGACCGGCTCGCCGAGCGCGTCCACGCCGGCAACCTCGGCGAGAGTGCCCGCGAACTGACCGGCATATCGGTCACCTTGCATGAATCGCACATCGCCTGGGCGACCTACGAGCGCACTCTGTGA